The following proteins are encoded in a genomic region of Periophthalmus magnuspinnatus isolate fPerMag1 chromosome 23, fPerMag1.2.pri, whole genome shotgun sequence:
- the LOC117391462 gene encoding angiopoietin-1-like produces MAAMLLMWPLSDGGWTVFQRRSGPQVKFNRGWLAYKNGFGSLTQDHWLGLRKVFALTKAKTRNWILRVDLWDHEGNTAFAEYSHFKLGNEKSGFKLHVKTYKGTAGDAIRGVYAGIDQNGFGFSTIDRDNDGCHPCIFGDITEEECVASEGGGWWFSRCGSASLHGDYHPMGEHIGWASGLHWDSWKGRAPYSLKATRMMVKPMV; encoded by the exons aTGGCGGCCatgttgctgatgtggcccttg TCTGATGGCGGCTGGACAGTTTTCCAAAGACGCAGCGGGCCCCAAGTGAAGTTCAACAGAGGCTGGCTGGCCTATAAGAATGGCTTTGGGAGCCTCACAC AGGACCACTGGCTCGGACTCAGGAAGGTATTTGCTTTGACCAAGGCCAAGACCAGGAACTGGATTTTGAGAGTGGATCTCTGGGACCATGAAGGAAACACTGCGTTTGCAGAGTACAGTCACTTTAAACTGGGAAATGAGAAGTCAGGCTTCAAACTGCATGTCAAGACGTACAAAGGGACTGCAG GTGATGCCATTCGTGGAGTATATGCAGGAATTGACCAGAACGGTTTTGGCTTCAGCACCATAGACAGGGATAATGATGGATGCCACCCTTGTATTTTTGGGGACATAACCGAGGAGGAGTGTGTCGCTTCAGAGGGAGGTGGCTGGTGGTTCAGTCGCTGTGGGTCGGCCAGTCTCCATGGTGACTATCACCCAATGGGAGAACACATTGGTTGGGCATCAGGTCTGCACTGGGACAGCTGGAAAGGCAGGGCTCCATACTCTCTGAAGGCAACCAGGATGATGGTCAAACCAATGGTGTAG